A single Anopheles funestus chromosome 2RL, idAnoFuneDA-416_04, whole genome shotgun sequence DNA region contains:
- the LOC125775156 gene encoding protein timeless isoform X5 — MEWLLANPQINSTFGSLGTFEDDVYHVSEDCLVTLEEIICKLAVEDATLRTFRRAIGFGQNVKNDIVPLLVNAKDVKIIDTTIRLLVNLTVPVECLLPVDLVSKSEIGRHTIFELNKLLITSKEAFVDWKTTKAVIDHMKGILERDTKLSIQQCDSVNNCLLLLRNILHVPEMGTGVGTHAGSFPTAGHNTSFQNQIIWNLFTQSIDKLLIYLMSCPQRAYWGVTMAQLVALMYKDQHISTLQKLLNLWFESTLSESSEDNESNTSPPKQCSGDSSPMLTSDPTSDSSDNGSGKMPSSMSKECSSEAPQVTRMVADYPTQIILSRAIKSHQMYHQTLKANATDGCILGGTTCGSCCNGGGGCGASGKPSCNGSGAHHQQQQLCDHQKTPASDGQEVSRNFTKKSKGGGKSFESSSSSGSSGIFCKQTVAAAVASVKDQAMKDCSKSHNGQQSCQQQQQQQQQQQQQLQSPPKSPTSPSQQQSPSQQQQQSQQQTQKQIQVSLSENSDCGYGTQVEKESISTSSNEDDSPHQKPIHQKPPSNQKQRFNAANKQRNPVSVQEKKELRRKKLVKRGKSNIINMKGLMHHVPTDDDISHILKEFTVDFLLKGYGYLVHELHTQLLSDLQVQIDTSHFFWLVTYFLKFATQLELDLEHINSVLSFDIISYLTYEGVMLCEQLEQLSRATETDIKPCLRRIHLVVTAIREFLQALDTYKKSTHLTKEDKEKLKLLQIQISCTEDLRCLFVLLLRCYNPNIQSRQYLQDLIVTNHTLLLLLDGVRELTADGVPGDMLGHIKQFATVEIMHQYGLLLEDFRENGAFVNDCIFTMMHHVGGDLGQINVLFQPSILKTYSQIWETEYELCDDWSDLIEYVIHKFINTPQPAPLTLSTTLPDIGTQLLSSNLLVTWTQEEKDSLHWYYVQCRQSKCVVADILKLFQENGNQQKTRLSIIEQLLEQNIITLIQYDDLMKVENPDYERNVQTPALSVASADSPKPEDGDSKSSSKAVDDIQVLRDRLQKENRGKLIAWLQKSLLDCCFVKLNLLSGNVYVTAGIGGNMGVVVMEPVSYHCILKKKSIPVVPWNQDQFAILSYQPFILLLHKLGFHLPADAKKMFVRIPEFWTADILYNIALKLGPLDKSILKFDLKYLNKVLSMEKQAKADPCPPNDARFSPQITTNWLDVVMRNKAVQSKTEMVTFGE, encoded by the exons ATGGAATGGCTGCTGGCGAATCCGCAGATCAACAGCACCTTCGGTTCGCTGGGGACGTTCGAGGACGATGTGTACCACGTCAGCGAGGACTGTCTGGTAACGCTGGAGGAGATCATCTGTAAGCTGGCGGTGGAGGATGCGACCCTGCGAACATTTCGCCGGGCAATAGGGTTCGGACAGAACGTTAAGAATGACATCGTGCCACTGCTGGTAAACGCGAAGGATGTGAAGATCATCGACACGACGATACGGTTGCTGGTGAATTTGACCGTACCGGTCGAATGTTTGCTCCCGGTTGATCTCGTGTCGAAATCGGAGATCGGCAGACATACGATCTTCGAGCTGAACAAGCTGCTTATCACAAGCAAGGAAGCGTTCGTCGATTGGAAGACCACCAAGGCGGTGATCGACCACATGAAGGGTATACTTGAGCGGGACACGAAGCTTTCCATCCAGCAGTGTGACAGTGTTAACAactgtctgctgctgctgcgcaaTATACTGCATGTGCCCGAGATGGGAACGGGGGTGGGTACGCATGCGGGCAGCTTCCCAACGGCGGGCCATAACACCTCCTTCCAGAACCAAATCATCTGGAACCTGTTCACGCAGAGCATCGACAAGCTGCTGATCTACCTGATGTCCTGTCCGCAGCGTGCCTACTGGGGCGTCACGATGGCGCAACTGGTAGCGCTGATGTACAAGGATCAGCACATCAGCACCCTGCAGAAGCTCCTGAATCTCTGGTTCGAGTCGACGCTGTCGGAGAGCTCGGAGGACAACGAGAGTAACACGTCACCCCCGAAGCAGTGCAGCGGAGACTCCAGTCCAATGCTTACGTCCGACCCGACGTCTGACTCGTCCGACAATG GCAGTGGCAAAATGCCATCGTCCATGAGCAAGGAATGTTCGTCCGAGGCGCCGCAGGTCACGCGCATGGTTGCCGACTACCCGACCCAGATCATTCTCTCGCGCGCGATCAAATCCCACCAGATGTACCACCAAACGCTGAAGGCGAACGCGACGGACGGGTGTATCTTGGGCGGGACGACCTGCGGAAGCTGCtgcaatggtggtggtggttgtggcgCGAGTGGTAAACCCTCCTGCAACGGGTCTGGCgcgcatcatcagcagcagcagctgtgtGACCACCAGAAAACACCCGCTTCCGATGGCCAGGAAGTTAGCCGAAACTTT ACCAAAAAGTCCAAAGGTGGCGGCAAGAGTTTTGAGTCATCGAGCAGTAGCGGCTCCTCGGGTATCTTTTGCAAACAGACCGTGGCGGCTGCAGTTGCTTCCGTTAAAGATCAAGCAATGAAGGATTGTAGTAAGTCTCATAACGGGCAACaatcgtgtcaacagcagcagcagcagcaacagcagcaacagcaacaactgcAATCACCTCCAAAGTCACCAACGTCCCCATCCCAACAGCAGTCACCgtcgcaacaacagcagcaatcgcaacaacaaacgcaaaaacaaatacaagtATCACTGTCGGAGAATTCTGACTGTGGTTACGGTACGCAGGTGGAGAAAGAATCCATCTCCACCTCAAGCAATGAGGACGACAGTCCACACCAGAAACCGATCCATCAGAAACCACCCTCCAACCAGAAGCAACGTTTCAATGCGGCCAACAAACAGCGCAATCCTGTATCGGTGCAGGAGAAGAAAGAGCTGCGCCGGAAGAAGCTGGTAAAGCGGGGCAAGAGCAACAT CATTAACATGAAGGGTCTCATGCATCACGTCCCAACCGAcgacgatatatcgcacatcCTGAAAGAGTTCACGGTTGACTTTCTGCTGAAAGGATACGGCTATCTAGTGCACGAGCTGCACACGCAATTACTGTCGGATCTG CAAGTGCAAATCGATACATCACACTTTTTCTGGCTGGTAACGTACTTCCTGAAGTTTGCCACCCAGCTCGAGCTGGATCTGGAGCACATCAACAGTGTCCTTTCGTTCGACATCATAAGCTACCTCACGTACGAGGGTGTGATGCTGTGCGAACAGCTTGAACAGCTTAGCAGAGCTACCGAAACAGACATAAAGCCTTGTTTGCGAAGAATTCATTTG gTTGTAACGGCGATAAGAGAATTCCTGCAAGCTCTTGATACGTACAAGAAGAGTACACATCTGACAAAG GAGGACAAAGAGAAGCTTAAACTGCTGCAGATTCAGATAAGCTGCACGGAGGATTTACGATGCctgtttgtgttgttgcttCGATGCTACAACCCAAACATACAAAGCCGCCAGTATCTGCAGGATTTAATAGTGACCAACCAtacgcttctgctgctgctcgacGGTGTCCGGGAACTGACCGCAGATGGCGTCCCGGGAGACATGCTGGGCCACATCAAACA GTTCGCTACGGTGGAGATAATGCATCAGTACGGTTTGCTGTTGGAAGATTTCCGCGAAAATGGTGCATTTGTGAATGATTGTATCTTCACGATGATGCACCATGTCGGGGGTGATTTGGGACAGATCAATGTACTGTTTCAACCGAGCATCCTGAAAACGTACTCCCAGATATGGGAAACGGAGTATGAGCTGTGTGAC GATTGGTCCGATTTGATCGAGTACGTCATTCACAAGTTCATCAATACACCCCAACCGGCACCACTGACACTATCGACAACTCTGCCCGATATTGGCACCCAACTTCTGTCGAGCAATCTGCTCGTAACCTGGACACAGGAGGAAAAGGACTCGCTGCACTGGTACTATGTGCAGTGCCGTCAAAGCAAATGCGTCGTGGCCGACATTCTGAAGCTGTTCCAGGAAAATGGTAATCAGCAGAAAACGCGCCTCTCCATCATCGAGCAACTGCTGGAGCAGAACATCATCACGCTCATCCAGTACGACGATCTGATGAAGGTGGAAAATCCGGACTACGAGCGTAATGTGCAGACACCGGCCCTGTCGGTTGCATCGGCCGACTCACCCAAACCGGAGGACGGTGACTCGAAGTCATCGTCCAAGGCGGTAGACGATATACAGGTGTTGCGCGATCGTCTCCAGAAGGAAAACCGTGGCAAACTGATCGCTTGGTTGCAGAAAAGTTTGCTCGATTGTTGCTTCGTGAAGTTGAATCTGCTGAGCGGTAACGTTTACGTGACGGCAGGAATCGGTGGCAACATGGGTGTGGTCGTCATGGAACCAGTGTCCTACCATTGCATCT tgaaaaagaaatccaTCCCGGTTGTGCCATGGAACCAGGATCAGTTTGCGATACTGTCCTACCAACCGTTTATACTGCTGCTTCACAAGCTTGGCTTCCATCTGCCGGCCGATGCGAAGAAAATGTTTGTCCGGATCCCAGAATTCTGGACTGCGGACATTCTGTACAACATCGCGCTCAAACTTGGTCCGCTGGATAAAT CAATTCTTAAGTTCGATCTCAAGTACCTCAACAAGGTGCTATCGATGGAGAAACAAGCTAAGGCCGACCCTTGCCCGCCGAACGATGCTCG ATTCAGCCCTCAAATCACTACTAACTGGCTCGACGTAGTGATGCGCAATAAGGCAGTACAGAG TAAAACGGAAATGGTAACGTTTGGCGAGTAG
- the LOC125775156 gene encoding protein timeless isoform X4 → MEWLLANPQINSTFGSLGTFEDDVYHVSEDCLVTLEEIICKLAVEDATLRTFRRAIGFGQNVKNDIVPLLVNAKDVKIIDTTIRLLVNLTVPVECLLPVDLVSKSEIGRHTIFELNKLLITSKEAFVDWKTTKAVIDHMKGILERDTKLSIQQCDSVNNCLLLLRNILHVPEMGTGVGTHAGSFPTAGHNTSFQNQIIWNLFTQSIDKLLIYLMSCPQRAYWGVTMAQLVALMYKDQHISTLQKLLNLWFESTLSESSEDNESNTSPPKQCSGDSSPMLTSDPTSDSSDNGSGKMPSSMSKECSSEAPQVTRMVADYPTQIILSRAIKSHQMYHQTLKANATDGCILGGTTCGSCCNGGGGCGASGKPSCNGSGAHHQQQQLCDHQKTPASDGQEVSRNFTKKSKGGGKSFESSSSSGSSGIFCKQTVAAAVASVKDQAMKDCSKSHNGQQSCQQQQQQQQQQQQQLQSPPKSPTSPSQQQSPSQQQQQSQQQTQKQIQVSLSENSDCGYGTQVEKESISTSSNEDDSPHQKPIHQKPPSNQKQRFNAANKQRNPVSVQEKKELRRKKLVKRGKSNIINMKGLMHHVPTDDDISHILKEFTVDFLLKGYGYLVHELHTQLLSDLQVQIDTSHFFWLVTYFLKFATQLELDLEHINSVLSFDIISYLTYEGVMLCEQLEQLSRATETDIKPCLRRIHLVVTAIREFLQALDTYKKSTHLTKEDKEKLKLLQIQISCTEDLRCLFVLLLRCYNPNIQSRQYLQDLIVTNHTLLLLLDGVRELTADGVPGDMLGHIKQFATVEIMHQYGLLLEDFRENGAFVNDCIFTMMHHVGGDLGQINVLFQPSILKTYSQIWETEYELCDDWSDLIEYVIHKFINTPQPAPLTLSTTLPDIGTQLLSSNLLVTWTQEEKDSLHWYYVQCRQSKCVVADILKLFQENGNQQKTRLSIIEQLLEQNIITLIQYDDLMKVENPDYERNVQTPALSVASADSPKPEDGDSKSSSKAVDDIQVLRDRLQKENRGKLIAWLQKSLLDCCFVKLNLLSGNVYVTAGIGGNMGVVVMEPVSYHCILKKKSIPVVPWNQDQFAILSYQPFILLLHKLGFHLPADAKKMFVRIPEFWTADILYNIALKLGPLDKSILKFDLKYLNKVLSMEKQAKADPCPPNDARLENFGLSRFSPQITTNWLDVVMRNKAVQSKTEMVTFGE, encoded by the exons ATGGAATGGCTGCTGGCGAATCCGCAGATCAACAGCACCTTCGGTTCGCTGGGGACGTTCGAGGACGATGTGTACCACGTCAGCGAGGACTGTCTGGTAACGCTGGAGGAGATCATCTGTAAGCTGGCGGTGGAGGATGCGACCCTGCGAACATTTCGCCGGGCAATAGGGTTCGGACAGAACGTTAAGAATGACATCGTGCCACTGCTGGTAAACGCGAAGGATGTGAAGATCATCGACACGACGATACGGTTGCTGGTGAATTTGACCGTACCGGTCGAATGTTTGCTCCCGGTTGATCTCGTGTCGAAATCGGAGATCGGCAGACATACGATCTTCGAGCTGAACAAGCTGCTTATCACAAGCAAGGAAGCGTTCGTCGATTGGAAGACCACCAAGGCGGTGATCGACCACATGAAGGGTATACTTGAGCGGGACACGAAGCTTTCCATCCAGCAGTGTGACAGTGTTAACAactgtctgctgctgctgcgcaaTATACTGCATGTGCCCGAGATGGGAACGGGGGTGGGTACGCATGCGGGCAGCTTCCCAACGGCGGGCCATAACACCTCCTTCCAGAACCAAATCATCTGGAACCTGTTCACGCAGAGCATCGACAAGCTGCTGATCTACCTGATGTCCTGTCCGCAGCGTGCCTACTGGGGCGTCACGATGGCGCAACTGGTAGCGCTGATGTACAAGGATCAGCACATCAGCACCCTGCAGAAGCTCCTGAATCTCTGGTTCGAGTCGACGCTGTCGGAGAGCTCGGAGGACAACGAGAGTAACACGTCACCCCCGAAGCAGTGCAGCGGAGACTCCAGTCCAATGCTTACGTCCGACCCGACGTCTGACTCGTCCGACAATG GCAGTGGCAAAATGCCATCGTCCATGAGCAAGGAATGTTCGTCCGAGGCGCCGCAGGTCACGCGCATGGTTGCCGACTACCCGACCCAGATCATTCTCTCGCGCGCGATCAAATCCCACCAGATGTACCACCAAACGCTGAAGGCGAACGCGACGGACGGGTGTATCTTGGGCGGGACGACCTGCGGAAGCTGCtgcaatggtggtggtggttgtggcgCGAGTGGTAAACCCTCCTGCAACGGGTCTGGCgcgcatcatcagcagcagcagctgtgtGACCACCAGAAAACACCCGCTTCCGATGGCCAGGAAGTTAGCCGAAACTTT ACCAAAAAGTCCAAAGGTGGCGGCAAGAGTTTTGAGTCATCGAGCAGTAGCGGCTCCTCGGGTATCTTTTGCAAACAGACCGTGGCGGCTGCAGTTGCTTCCGTTAAAGATCAAGCAATGAAGGATTGTAGTAAGTCTCATAACGGGCAACaatcgtgtcaacagcagcagcagcagcaacagcagcaacagcaacaactgcAATCACCTCCAAAGTCACCAACGTCCCCATCCCAACAGCAGTCACCgtcgcaacaacagcagcaatcgcaacaacaaacgcaaaaacaaatacaagtATCACTGTCGGAGAATTCTGACTGTGGTTACGGTACGCAGGTGGAGAAAGAATCCATCTCCACCTCAAGCAATGAGGACGACAGTCCACACCAGAAACCGATCCATCAGAAACCACCCTCCAACCAGAAGCAACGTTTCAATGCGGCCAACAAACAGCGCAATCCTGTATCGGTGCAGGAGAAGAAAGAGCTGCGCCGGAAGAAGCTGGTAAAGCGGGGCAAGAGCAACAT CATTAACATGAAGGGTCTCATGCATCACGTCCCAACCGAcgacgatatatcgcacatcCTGAAAGAGTTCACGGTTGACTTTCTGCTGAAAGGATACGGCTATCTAGTGCACGAGCTGCACACGCAATTACTGTCGGATCTG CAAGTGCAAATCGATACATCACACTTTTTCTGGCTGGTAACGTACTTCCTGAAGTTTGCCACCCAGCTCGAGCTGGATCTGGAGCACATCAACAGTGTCCTTTCGTTCGACATCATAAGCTACCTCACGTACGAGGGTGTGATGCTGTGCGAACAGCTTGAACAGCTTAGCAGAGCTACCGAAACAGACATAAAGCCTTGTTTGCGAAGAATTCATTTG gTTGTAACGGCGATAAGAGAATTCCTGCAAGCTCTTGATACGTACAAGAAGAGTACACATCTGACAAAG GAGGACAAAGAGAAGCTTAAACTGCTGCAGATTCAGATAAGCTGCACGGAGGATTTACGATGCctgtttgtgttgttgcttCGATGCTACAACCCAAACATACAAAGCCGCCAGTATCTGCAGGATTTAATAGTGACCAACCAtacgcttctgctgctgctcgacGGTGTCCGGGAACTGACCGCAGATGGCGTCCCGGGAGACATGCTGGGCCACATCAAACA GTTCGCTACGGTGGAGATAATGCATCAGTACGGTTTGCTGTTGGAAGATTTCCGCGAAAATGGTGCATTTGTGAATGATTGTATCTTCACGATGATGCACCATGTCGGGGGTGATTTGGGACAGATCAATGTACTGTTTCAACCGAGCATCCTGAAAACGTACTCCCAGATATGGGAAACGGAGTATGAGCTGTGTGAC GATTGGTCCGATTTGATCGAGTACGTCATTCACAAGTTCATCAATACACCCCAACCGGCACCACTGACACTATCGACAACTCTGCCCGATATTGGCACCCAACTTCTGTCGAGCAATCTGCTCGTAACCTGGACACAGGAGGAAAAGGACTCGCTGCACTGGTACTATGTGCAGTGCCGTCAAAGCAAATGCGTCGTGGCCGACATTCTGAAGCTGTTCCAGGAAAATGGTAATCAGCAGAAAACGCGCCTCTCCATCATCGAGCAACTGCTGGAGCAGAACATCATCACGCTCATCCAGTACGACGATCTGATGAAGGTGGAAAATCCGGACTACGAGCGTAATGTGCAGACACCGGCCCTGTCGGTTGCATCGGCCGACTCACCCAAACCGGAGGACGGTGACTCGAAGTCATCGTCCAAGGCGGTAGACGATATACAGGTGTTGCGCGATCGTCTCCAGAAGGAAAACCGTGGCAAACTGATCGCTTGGTTGCAGAAAAGTTTGCTCGATTGTTGCTTCGTGAAGTTGAATCTGCTGAGCGGTAACGTTTACGTGACGGCAGGAATCGGTGGCAACATGGGTGTGGTCGTCATGGAACCAGTGTCCTACCATTGCATCT tgaaaaagaaatccaTCCCGGTTGTGCCATGGAACCAGGATCAGTTTGCGATACTGTCCTACCAACCGTTTATACTGCTGCTTCACAAGCTTGGCTTCCATCTGCCGGCCGATGCGAAGAAAATGTTTGTCCGGATCCCAGAATTCTGGACTGCGGACATTCTGTACAACATCGCGCTCAAACTTGGTCCGCTGGATAAAT CAATTCTTAAGTTCGATCTCAAGTACCTCAACAAGGTGCTATCGATGGAGAAACAAGCTAAGGCCGACCCTTGCCCGCCGAACGATGCTCGGTTAGAGAACTTTGGATTATCAAG ATTCAGCCCTCAAATCACTACTAACTGGCTCGACGTAGTGATGCGCAATAAGGCAGTACAGAG TAAAACGGAAATGGTAACGTTTGGCGAGTAG
- the LOC125775156 gene encoding protein timeless isoform X1, whose product MEWLLANPQINSTFGSLGTFEDDVYHVSEDCLVTLEEIICKLAVEDATLRTFRRAIGFGQNVKNDIVPLLVNAKDVKIIDTTIRLLVNLTVPVECLLPVDLVSKSEIGRHTIFELNKLLITSKEAFVDWKTTKAVIDHMKGILERDTKLSIQQCDSVNNCLLLLRNILHVPEMGTGVGTHAGSFPTAGHNTSFQNQIIWNLFTQSIDKLLIYLMSCPQRAYWGVTMAQLVALMYKDQHISTLQKLLNLWFESTLSESSEDNESNTSPPKQCSGDSSPMLTSDPTSDSSDNGSGKMPSSMSKECSSEAPQVTRMVADYPTQIILSRAIKSHQMYHQTLKANATDGCILGGTTCGSCCNGGGGCGASGKPSCNGSGAHHQQQQLCDHQKTPASDGQEVSRNFTKKSKGGGKSFESSSSSGSSGIFCKQTVAAAVASVKDQAMKDCSKSHNGQQSCQQQQQQQQQQQQQLQSPPKSPTSPSQQQSPSQQQQQSQQQTQKQIQVSLSENSDCGYGTQVEKESISTSSNEDDSPHQKPIHQKPPSNQKQRFNAANKQRNPVSVQEKKELRRKKLVKRGKSNIINMKGLMHHVPTDDDISHILKEFTVDFLLKGYGYLVHELHTQLLSDLQVQIDTSHFFWLVTYFLKFATQLELDLEHINSVLSFDIISYLTYEGVMLCEQLEQLSRATETDIKPCLRRIHLVVTAIREFLQALDTYKKSTHLTKEDKEKLKLLQIQISCTEDLRCLFVLLLRCYNPNIQSRQYLQDLIVTNHTLLLLLDGVRELTADGVPGDMLGHIKQFATVEIMHQYGLLLEDFRENGAFVNDCIFTMMHHVGGDLGQINVLFQPSILKTYSQIWETEYELCDDWSDLIEYVIHKFINTPQPAPLTLSTTLPDIGTQLLSSNLLVTWTQEEKDSLHWYYVQCRQSKCVVADILKLFQENGNQQKTRLSIIEQLLEQNIITLIQYDDLMKVENPDYERNVQTPALSVASADSPKPEDGDSKSSSKAVDDIQVLRDRLQKENRGKLIAWLQKSLLDCCFVKLNLLSGNVYVTAGIGGNMGVVVMEPVSYHCILKKKSIPVVPWNQDQFAILSYQPFILLLHKLGFHLPADAKKMFVRIPEFWTADILYNIALKLGPLDKSILKFDLKYLNKVLSMEKQAKADPCPPNDARLENFGLSRFSPQITTNWLDVVMRNKAVQSKRKLDLPGPSKVIDTANATHPSATLKTGGKPAAQTKMLHDLSIIVESNDDDDDELPADEDDGLDSSEVPVLEEHDVVSACETASVASDLTRMYVSDEDDKHDIVPPIL is encoded by the exons ATGGAATGGCTGCTGGCGAATCCGCAGATCAACAGCACCTTCGGTTCGCTGGGGACGTTCGAGGACGATGTGTACCACGTCAGCGAGGACTGTCTGGTAACGCTGGAGGAGATCATCTGTAAGCTGGCGGTGGAGGATGCGACCCTGCGAACATTTCGCCGGGCAATAGGGTTCGGACAGAACGTTAAGAATGACATCGTGCCACTGCTGGTAAACGCGAAGGATGTGAAGATCATCGACACGACGATACGGTTGCTGGTGAATTTGACCGTACCGGTCGAATGTTTGCTCCCGGTTGATCTCGTGTCGAAATCGGAGATCGGCAGACATACGATCTTCGAGCTGAACAAGCTGCTTATCACAAGCAAGGAAGCGTTCGTCGATTGGAAGACCACCAAGGCGGTGATCGACCACATGAAGGGTATACTTGAGCGGGACACGAAGCTTTCCATCCAGCAGTGTGACAGTGTTAACAactgtctgctgctgctgcgcaaTATACTGCATGTGCCCGAGATGGGAACGGGGGTGGGTACGCATGCGGGCAGCTTCCCAACGGCGGGCCATAACACCTCCTTCCAGAACCAAATCATCTGGAACCTGTTCACGCAGAGCATCGACAAGCTGCTGATCTACCTGATGTCCTGTCCGCAGCGTGCCTACTGGGGCGTCACGATGGCGCAACTGGTAGCGCTGATGTACAAGGATCAGCACATCAGCACCCTGCAGAAGCTCCTGAATCTCTGGTTCGAGTCGACGCTGTCGGAGAGCTCGGAGGACAACGAGAGTAACACGTCACCCCCGAAGCAGTGCAGCGGAGACTCCAGTCCAATGCTTACGTCCGACCCGACGTCTGACTCGTCCGACAATG GCAGTGGCAAAATGCCATCGTCCATGAGCAAGGAATGTTCGTCCGAGGCGCCGCAGGTCACGCGCATGGTTGCCGACTACCCGACCCAGATCATTCTCTCGCGCGCGATCAAATCCCACCAGATGTACCACCAAACGCTGAAGGCGAACGCGACGGACGGGTGTATCTTGGGCGGGACGACCTGCGGAAGCTGCtgcaatggtggtggtggttgtggcgCGAGTGGTAAACCCTCCTGCAACGGGTCTGGCgcgcatcatcagcagcagcagctgtgtGACCACCAGAAAACACCCGCTTCCGATGGCCAGGAAGTTAGCCGAAACTTT ACCAAAAAGTCCAAAGGTGGCGGCAAGAGTTTTGAGTCATCGAGCAGTAGCGGCTCCTCGGGTATCTTTTGCAAACAGACCGTGGCGGCTGCAGTTGCTTCCGTTAAAGATCAAGCAATGAAGGATTGTAGTAAGTCTCATAACGGGCAACaatcgtgtcaacagcagcagcagcagcaacagcagcaacagcaacaactgcAATCACCTCCAAAGTCACCAACGTCCCCATCCCAACAGCAGTCACCgtcgcaacaacagcagcaatcgcaacaacaaacgcaaaaacaaatacaagtATCACTGTCGGAGAATTCTGACTGTGGTTACGGTACGCAGGTGGAGAAAGAATCCATCTCCACCTCAAGCAATGAGGACGACAGTCCACACCAGAAACCGATCCATCAGAAACCACCCTCCAACCAGAAGCAACGTTTCAATGCGGCCAACAAACAGCGCAATCCTGTATCGGTGCAGGAGAAGAAAGAGCTGCGCCGGAAGAAGCTGGTAAAGCGGGGCAAGAGCAACAT CATTAACATGAAGGGTCTCATGCATCACGTCCCAACCGAcgacgatatatcgcacatcCTGAAAGAGTTCACGGTTGACTTTCTGCTGAAAGGATACGGCTATCTAGTGCACGAGCTGCACACGCAATTACTGTCGGATCTG CAAGTGCAAATCGATACATCACACTTTTTCTGGCTGGTAACGTACTTCCTGAAGTTTGCCACCCAGCTCGAGCTGGATCTGGAGCACATCAACAGTGTCCTTTCGTTCGACATCATAAGCTACCTCACGTACGAGGGTGTGATGCTGTGCGAACAGCTTGAACAGCTTAGCAGAGCTACCGAAACAGACATAAAGCCTTGTTTGCGAAGAATTCATTTG gTTGTAACGGCGATAAGAGAATTCCTGCAAGCTCTTGATACGTACAAGAAGAGTACACATCTGACAAAG GAGGACAAAGAGAAGCTTAAACTGCTGCAGATTCAGATAAGCTGCACGGAGGATTTACGATGCctgtttgtgttgttgcttCGATGCTACAACCCAAACATACAAAGCCGCCAGTATCTGCAGGATTTAATAGTGACCAACCAtacgcttctgctgctgctcgacGGTGTCCGGGAACTGACCGCAGATGGCGTCCCGGGAGACATGCTGGGCCACATCAAACA GTTCGCTACGGTGGAGATAATGCATCAGTACGGTTTGCTGTTGGAAGATTTCCGCGAAAATGGTGCATTTGTGAATGATTGTATCTTCACGATGATGCACCATGTCGGGGGTGATTTGGGACAGATCAATGTACTGTTTCAACCGAGCATCCTGAAAACGTACTCCCAGATATGGGAAACGGAGTATGAGCTGTGTGAC GATTGGTCCGATTTGATCGAGTACGTCATTCACAAGTTCATCAATACACCCCAACCGGCACCACTGACACTATCGACAACTCTGCCCGATATTGGCACCCAACTTCTGTCGAGCAATCTGCTCGTAACCTGGACACAGGAGGAAAAGGACTCGCTGCACTGGTACTATGTGCAGTGCCGTCAAAGCAAATGCGTCGTGGCCGACATTCTGAAGCTGTTCCAGGAAAATGGTAATCAGCAGAAAACGCGCCTCTCCATCATCGAGCAACTGCTGGAGCAGAACATCATCACGCTCATCCAGTACGACGATCTGATGAAGGTGGAAAATCCGGACTACGAGCGTAATGTGCAGACACCGGCCCTGTCGGTTGCATCGGCCGACTCACCCAAACCGGAGGACGGTGACTCGAAGTCATCGTCCAAGGCGGTAGACGATATACAGGTGTTGCGCGATCGTCTCCAGAAGGAAAACCGTGGCAAACTGATCGCTTGGTTGCAGAAAAGTTTGCTCGATTGTTGCTTCGTGAAGTTGAATCTGCTGAGCGGTAACGTTTACGTGACGGCAGGAATCGGTGGCAACATGGGTGTGGTCGTCATGGAACCAGTGTCCTACCATTGCATCT tgaaaaagaaatccaTCCCGGTTGTGCCATGGAACCAGGATCAGTTTGCGATACTGTCCTACCAACCGTTTATACTGCTGCTTCACAAGCTTGGCTTCCATCTGCCGGCCGATGCGAAGAAAATGTTTGTCCGGATCCCAGAATTCTGGACTGCGGACATTCTGTACAACATCGCGCTCAAACTTGGTCCGCTGGATAAAT CAATTCTTAAGTTCGATCTCAAGTACCTCAACAAGGTGCTATCGATGGAGAAACAAGCTAAGGCCGACCCTTGCCCGCCGAACGATGCTCGGTTAGAGAACTTTGGATTATCAAG ATTCAGCCCTCAAATCACTACTAACTGGCTCGACGTAGTGATGCGCAATAAGGCAGTACAGAG CAAGCGCAAACTGGATCTGCCCGGCCCGTCAAAGGTTATCGATACGGCCAACGCTACCCATCCGAGTGCAACGTTGAAGACGGGTGGAAAACCGGCCGCCCAGACGAAAATGCTGCACGACCTTTCAATCATCGTCGAGTcgaacgatgacgatgatgacgagcTGCCGGCGGATGAGGACGATGGTTTGGATAGCTCGGAGGTGCCGGTACTGGAGGAGCACGATGTCGTCAG TGCCTGTGAAACTGCTTCGGTCGCTTCAGACCTAACACGCATGTACGTAAGCGACGAAGACGACAAGCACGACATTGTGCCACCGATTTTGTAA